The Gymnogyps californianus isolate 813 chromosome 3, ASM1813914v2, whole genome shotgun sequence genomic sequence TCAATATAGTTTTAGACAAGCCAGAGAGCACTTTTGCAGGTGACATCTTGGCAGGGTTTAGCAGTTAATATTGGCTGGGCATTGCTTCCAGGAGGCAGTTGGGGCACAGCCACCCCGTTCTACAGGGCGAGAGGGTCAGCTGGATGGATGCAAACCCTCTGTGCCGGCCAGCTCAGGTATCTCAACCCCCAGCTTTGCCTTAAAGCCTATGTCAGATTCAAAAGCAGCTGTTCATAATCTTGCCTTATTTTTAGTTTCTAATATGCCATTTTCCTCACCTGCAGTACAACTTGTTTAGAAGAGAAACTCAGTTTAATTACCCAAAAGAGCCAGAAGCCGTCACCTTTGAGACGCCCTTTGGGAAGTTTGGCATTTTCACTTGCTTCGACATCCTTTTCCGCGAGCCTGCCGTGGTCCTGGTGAGCGAGTTGCAGGTGGACACCGTGCTCTTCCCGACAGCTTGGATGAACGTCCTGCCATTTCTGACTGCGGTTGAGTTTCACTCTGCCTGGGCTATGGGCATGGGTGTCAATTTACTTTCAGCAAATACTCACAACACCATCTTCGCAATGACAGGTGAGTTGCATTTGGGAAAAGGGAAATTGTCTTCAGAGTACTGGATTCAGAAGCaggtaaaaatgttttacaaatagTGAAGTCTCTGGAAAATAGTGTTTCAATCAGACTAAAATTCTCCGTGATGTTGTATTGAATGTAGTAAACAGCTTCAGGCAAGAAAACGTTGAATGTTCTGGGATAGGTAAAATTAGAAAGTCCGTGACATTAAATTTTGataatttaaaagtgaaattttatttcaaaaatagcAAAGTTTCACTTCAGCCTCTCATttagaagcagcattttttgttttaaattcaatCAACagttaaatggagaaaaaatgttttaagcagAACTTAATAACCTAAAACCAAAAGGAGGATTCCTCTTGTatattgaataaaatattttcaggtttttgtgGCTGCTGAAGAATTAGAGATATTTATGTTTTGGGTTGATCTGAATAGATATttactgccatttttttttctgtaaactgaGAAAACGCTGTAGCTGCATCTGCAACTCTCCCGTAAAGCTGAAGTGAAAGCCACAAAGGAACATTTTTGCCTGCCCTAAAAAGACTGAGCTAAGTTTAGGCCACAGCCCTGGGTTTTCTTCCGTGAAACGTAATTACCCCCATGGCTTCCTTCTTTGGCAAATATGCCACTCTTAGAGctcagttttatatttaaatgaaaataagttcttaaaaaaaaaagggatggtTGTGTATCAAATTGCCATTTAAGGCTCAGATTCAAGATCCAGCGAAGCAGAAAACCTGTGAAGTTTAGGTCATGTTTTTACACTATGATGGGTATTTTAGTGgttctgtgctttaaaattctTCCAAAATTCTCCGTAACGTCTTGACAGAAAATAGCATCACCAAAAAAGCTCGCCAGTGTGGCACGGGGGGCGGCTGGCCCCCCTGCCGAGCCATGCTCCGGGGTGCCGGCTGACAGAGGGCTGGTGGGTGTCTTTGGCAGGCAGCGGGCTGTTCACACCGGAGGGACCTGCCGCCTACCATTATGACAGTGGGACTGAGGAGGGATGTCTCCTGCTAGCAGAGCTGAGCGCACGCCCCCGTCTTTCCCCCACCTACCCCCCCGCCATCAACTGGAGCTCATATGCCACAAGCATCAAGAAatttccaggagaaaaagacactttttcGGGGCGGTCCGGCGAGATATATTCACTTTCAGTGAACTCAGGCACAAAGCTGGAAATGACACGGTTTGCCAAGGAGACCTCTGCTGTCATTTGGTCTATCGGATGTCAAACAAGAGCAAAGATGAAGTTTATGTCCTGGGTGCATTTGATGGGCTTCACGGTTCTCTCATAAAATACCATTGGCAGGTAATTAATTTTGTAGGGGTGAGTGTGGGTTGTATATGCCTACATCCCAACCACCCCAAAATAGTTGTCCATTACTGCATCATGAGAACTTTTCTTGCTATCAAATCCAGCTCTTGATTGTTGAAAGCTTAGCGGTATTTTGCCTTTCTGTATCCTCCTCCTCGCAGATATGCACGCTGCTCAAGTGCAAAAGCACAGACCTGAAGACATGTGGGCAGCCGGTGGAGACGGCTCAGACCAAGTTTGAGATGTTCTCCCTCAGCGGCACATTTGGCACTAACTACGTCTTTCCAGAAGTCTTGTACAGTGGGGTGCAGCTGGCCCCCGGGGAGTTTGAGGTAATGGGACACTCTGGAGCTGTTTGATGCAAGGTTTTCCAGGCTGTGGTGCTGGAAACTGATATGGCAGCAAGTCCCATCCAAGAACCACTGTCTTTGGTTCTGCAGACTGTAACTCAAGGGGACATTTAAACGGATGGATTGAATTAATCCTTACTGATGAGAACATATAAATGCTAAGGCCAAGAatctcttcagtgttttcttcagcaaatatGCCTTCCCACTTTAGGTCCCAAATCTATACATAGCAGCTTTCAAGGAGCTATTTTCTACACGTTTCTGCTGATGGGCATTTTAGGagacaaagaaatcaaatactctgagaaattgtccaagcaagaaaaattactAAGGAGTATCATGCATAAGAGCAGAGATCCTATGCagttaaaaaagttaaaagggagttttgagggttttgtaggtttggttttttcttatttgaaactTCATCATATATTTTTgccaaaacatattttcattcataaaCCTTAGGCTACATTTGTGTAAGAGGCTAGATGAAATCTTAATTGATTTGGAAGAGGTATTTAATAGCTTGCAAGAGACaatgaagacagtgaaaaagACTTGAAAAGTTTTAGGGGAAACAAGGGTGATTTTTTTACAAGGTAGAgaatggaaaaacatttcttatccTGCATATTTGTTTTGAATGGGACTTCCTTAAAACATACACATCAAAGGATTTATTGGTATGCTAAAATATGATCATGgtctaacttaaaaaaaaaaaaattcttaacaaATACATGTTTATTGTTTGTCACAGAGGCTCTTAAAAAGTTGCAGGTGTTCACAGTCTATGAACAACAGTGGTTTCAAATCGATCTGTAAAAGTAACTCAGAAAAGCAACATATGGCCAGTAGCTTGAAATGCTCTACTTCCATCTGGAAATTGTTTTGGGGCCTACAAAtcaaaaaagatttcaaattaCTCTCCTAGATATGTATATAACCTTCATCGCCATGTATGAGTAACCTAACAAATCAGTTATTCTTACTCTCACCTTCTTATGAGGTGgagaaaatgatcttttttttccaaagatggAGCTGGAGGAAGTTTTAAAGACCTTCAGGCCCAAGGAAATGTGGGAAGGCTATGGCAGAGCCAGAGAGAATTCTGGTTTCTTTCGTTCTCATGATTGTTGTTTAAAAGTGCTGCATCAAAATATTCAACATCTAAGGCCTATCCTTTCTGTACCATGCAATATTGCTACTCTGTTAGTGGACTATTAGAgtcattctttctctttgcaacTAGGTGCTACGTGATGGACGTTTGAAAAGCAAGCATGGCACATCAAAACCCCTCGTAACAGCGACGCTTTTTGGAAGGCTTTATGAGAAGGACCTGCCGCATCCTCTGCGAACCTGCCCATAACGTAACTCCTTAGATGTTACACGGTCACCACAGACAGGAAGGGAATTCCCTACAGTGATCCATCTCCTCATGAGCCGTGGCAGTTATCCTGTATCATTCCTGTTCTGCAATCTTGCACTTCTGCTCAGCAGCCGTGGCAGTTGGGTTTATTTAGGAGAAATCAATGTGATCAATCTGTTGTGTATACCTTTTTAATAGCGCTTCAGCCAgtacaattattttttagtaTGAATGCTCTGTCACATTAAATctttaattagaaattatttttttccccaagatatCATGTAGATTGCCAGGATAACACTAGAAAGAAGACTGATACTGAAATGTGTGAAAGGTGAAGTTTGCCagtttgctgcagaaaaaatcTTCTCCAAGGAAGCCTTTTTGTCCCTTTTGCCCCTTCCTGTTTTCTAGACCGTGTAAGCACTAAGTGTCCATGTTTCTCAGCCTTACACACCAATCAATAGGGCCTTCCTAATACTCAATGGGCCTTGGCCCCATTCTGACCAAGGGACTGTACAATGAAGAGAAAACCAGATTTGAAATGGTTTTAGGTGCAACATTACAGAGAGAAAGTGGTCCTGCACAACCCACACAGGCGCTGCGTCTGGCTGAGCTCCGTAAAGCATCTTCAGTTCTGCAATCGCTCTGAGCTTGCACTGCTTTTTGCATGGCAGACGTGTGCTGGGTCCAATGCATTTCAGATCAGACTTACCATATAAACACAGTATGCCCACACCTTCTCCTGGGTATTTGGAAAATTTCTTCAAAACCATGAAAACATAGGAAATAGGCAATGGTTTAGTACCTGAAACACAATTTACCATGTAGTGTGAGAAATGGGCATTATTTGGGACTTCTAGCAATGATATGTAAAACTTGGCAGTCCTGGGCCTGATTTCTGTCTATCATGTTCTGCAGCAAATGGGCCTCATTTGCACCACATATGCCTTGGAGTGATCCCTGCCTCAATGCTTATCCCATAGTCTTTTGCATCTACTGCCCTTCACATCACTAGCTTACAGCCTGCACCATGCTTAGCATTGAGCTGTGCTAAACGTGGCACATAAGAAACACTCTGTGGCTTCCCACCCCATGCACACCAACATATGTTATCCAGAAGTTGTTGAAATCacatgatttctgttttcccatgtgctgctgcttctcagcacaCAACTTTGGAGGCTCCTTCCAGGGCTTGTTTCATCCTAGAAATAAACCACCTGAGCTCGTACTCAGGGGAGGGACTGTACCGCTTGGGAGCAGTTATTCAAGACAGGCAGGGCCTCGAGATCATGCTTGCTGGTGCCTTGTCCAGCACCTCACCCTTTCTCACCTGACTTGCGGTGGTAACCCAGACTAATCTTTCATCAGAGGAGATTTTGGTCAAGAGGGATTATGACCAACCTGTGGCAGTACTAATCCCATGTGACTGTTGGGTGTGTAGTGCGTGTGGGGTCCAGAATTTCAAGACGCAGACGGCCATGCTGAAGGGTGGGAGCTGACCCTGCTCCCCGAGCCAGTCTGGTACACTCCAGGAGCCCCTTGTCTTGTCCATAATGGGCAACAGTTTGGGAAGGGCAAATGAGACTGAGCATGCTGGTTATGAAGGTCTGCAGTGTCATCCTGTTGACCACGCAGGTCCGCTGGTTTGCACTGGGGTCAGCGCAGTCAGGCACATCATAGGGTGGAAAGtgtctctgcagcagagcaggcgGGAGCTTTGCCCTGGGGATGGTCCCCACGGTGGTGCTTCCCCATCTATCCTCAGTGCTGCTCACTCAGCCATCTGCCCTGGGACAGCTCAAGGAGACGCTCTGAGAAAGGCAAAAGCTACCCTGACTTGTAAACTCCAGTACTGAAAAAGATCCTAAACCAGTTTTTAACTTGAAAACATAACCCTCTCTGCTACCCCTGAACCCTGCTTTTTCCCTCTCTACCCCAGAGGAGGTACCTCTGATACCTTTCTGTTCTAGTCTTGGTCGCTCCTTGAGACAGCTCAGGCCTTGGTTCCAGCAGGGTAGGgctggaagaaagagagagcCCCGCTGGGGAGGAAGGCCgctgcctcctgcagccctcGGACCTCACAGGCGCTGCAAGAGCTGCAGAGTCGGGTGTGGAGCCAGCACTGCACCTCCTTCtcacacaccctgccactcatcTCCATCTCCCCCTTGGCTGCCCTTCAGgtgaaatatgcttttattaCCTGGCCTAGAATTGCtcatgtggaaaagaaaaaaaaaaaaaaagaggaaccGCTACTGGAGTAGCATGTGAATGCAATTTGacctttgtttttgttgtcGCAGTCAAATCACTTGATAACAATCTTTTTTCACTGGTTGGCATCAATAGCTTTACATGCTACTCCACGAAAAAGAAGAATCTGGGGACATTTTAGAGAGAAATGCCTCACAGATGCATCAGTGGCACtcctgaaacaaacaaatactttGCAGGTTGCTGGTACTCTAAATCCTGAGTATTTCTTGTACTCCAAATGGGTgtggaaaaatctttctgaaactgaagaGGAATACAGTTGGGAGACCTGGATTGAACAGAATTGTAGATATTCAGTTTCTTATTACTAGGtttatctttctcctttcaggTTAAACTTCccaaaaatatttgtagcaGTGGGGTCAGTGAGAGTTCATTAGTGTTAATGAAATTGGGCCCCTGGGGAGATaactaaattttaaagaaatatttttcttttattcaagGGTAGATTTTATGCCACGTTCTGCTCCCTTGTCACTATTCAGGCTGTGATAATTGAACATAAAAATCTCTCATATATGCTTGCTGGCATTTCTGAAGTGTGGAGTACTTCCCAGATACATGCTGAGCTGACTGTCTTAGGTTGTCAGAGCTGGAAATAGGTAGGAtacaattgatattgctaattAAATAGCTTATAGGATATCAGGAAAGGACTCTTGAACCTCATCCATTAGGGATGCAGAAGTCCAGGattctttgaaaatgtcactAAAACCAAATTTGAAGAATGGTTGACCTGTAGTTTTCAAGATTTGCTGCACAGCTTTCCTCTCCCTGAGAGGGTAACCGAGGGTGTCATACAATGGACCACTGAGGAGTTTATTAATCCCTTTCTCATTTCTCATGATAAAGCAAGAATTTAACCAAGCAGAGGATGAAGTTACATGGACCGTTGCAGCAGTCTCAGAATAGCTCCATCATTTTAATGTGCAAGAACGATGAACCCTGCTTTTGGGTAAGGGTTCCCTGGAAGGAGCGCAAAAACCAACCAGATCTTCAGCTGAGAAACTTGGTGGTCACAGTGACTAGATGAAGTTCAGTTTtatgaaaagtgatttttcgTAATAAAGGCCAATTTCAAATTATGCAAATTACAGAAACATTCAGAATACAGAAGCAGAGAGATAATGAATGACCAATGCAACAAATCACATTCATCTAGAACAGTTTCCATTGAATGCACAGAAAGTTAACCTATGCACTTACTTTCCTACCTGCTAGGTGGGAGCTAGAAAAGAGAGAACTTTGCTCgtctttaggggaaaaaaaaaaaaggcctctCCTATGTTTTCCTTATGGGACAGAATTTGAGTTTCTGAAAGAACAGGAGTGTTTACTGACTCTGGGACAGATATGCCAGAGGAGAAGcatcaaattaatttatatGTAATTCATGTCAATGACTCCACCTCAAAAGCTACTCCAGATGGTATCCTAATGAACCCCATCCTTTTCTGAGCTGGAAAAGCCTGCTCCTCACACATCAATATTCCTTCCTTATACCTTGATGCTGGCCAAAGCAAACAAGACCCACCTGTCCACAGTGTTTCTGatcacacagagagaaaaataagtccTTAATAGATTTTATTGATGCAAGGCTTCAGATGAAGGtagaaaaatactgtgttaaaCCAAGTGTGATCCAAACCTTATGGCTGACTTAAGTAACACTGGTAACAACTTTAGGGAAACTTTAACTCTGAGTAAAATCTAATGTACTTTATTGTACATATTGGATTAAAGCATGCAGACCTTGAGCAAAAATAGAGTGACAGAATCTTAacagtgtgggtttttttaaagagaacagGACACTACAGCCATGTGCTTGTACGAATATTTTAGTCATCATAACCTCAAGTTATCCATTAAATAACGTGGAACAGCGAGGTGCAGTCAGAGATTGTGCAACTATTAGACCCAGTAATTCAATACTAAATGTTCACAAACAACTCATGTTATCATAGGTGAATTACTGGCAGTATGGGACACCGTTCCTAGGTACACAGAATCAGTGCAGATATAGTGAGTGATAGACAGAATGACCATGACCTGAGTTTGAATTGAAGAATTCATACATTTCTAATTAACCAAGAACCAAATTATAACCCCGCCTCATCCAGTCAGCGTTTGTAATGTCACCGTCCACATTCAGGGCAggaaagctgaaagagaaataacttGCACAGGTCAACAAAGACAGCAGCAATTATTATAAGGCTTACCACAGCTAATACAGGAATGCTTCTCAGTGGCTTGTGATGGACTATGAGATGTCATGGAGCCCAACAGAGAAATAATTCCAGTATACCTTCTAAAAATTAACCCCTCAACATCATAGACAAACAGCACCTCCTACTGAAGACACGGATGAGCATAACAGCATTACCCAATGTTGTCCACTTGTGGATCAGACATGGCTAGAAATGATCAGTCTTGGTGAAACAGAAACTTAGCATATTGACAACAATAtgttaatttctctttcagtttagaAAAGAATTAAGAATTAGCAGAAGCACTTGTAGCCTCCATCCATGAaagtattaaaatgtttcttgtaGCTATTCATTACTATAAAGTTGTAAGTGAAATACTCCGTTGTCTGTTCAGATATTCTCATGGCAGCAGTGAACTTCCACTACAAATATGTACAAtataagaaatgttttgtaacTACATGATTTTAACTTTGCCTATCCATCTTCATTTGCTGCTTCTAATGTTAAAGTTAATTTTGATGAACTCCTGGTCTGGTAGCTGTGATGGTGTCAGGATGCAAGAGCAGCAAGGAGTGTAGGAAgcagtaatatattttaatgtcgGAAAAAACAGTCAATCGTTAGGAAAGccctttgcagaaaaaaaaggagaataagtATTTGCATACAGTTGGTTGCCCAGCTCACGTACTGCAAAACATAATaacataaaacattaaaaaaaaaatagagtacCTTAGAGATAGTCCTCAAGATCAACTGATGActtttgtaacagaaattttTGAACATTTACTTCTAAATGAGTGTTAGGGGTATGAGACATACTTGAATTTATCAAAGTCAAATACATGGAAACATTAAGGTCAGTTTTTATAGGATGGTTGTTTTTCTATTCTGCAACTCACCTTGCTGTATTTTCCAGCCATTTGAGATTGCTTTTTGTACACTGAAAAAGGACTATTCAGTTATTGTTTTGGGGTTCTTTAAGGAAAAGACATCgtttttttcaggcaaaattttCTTAGTAATTCATGTCAAACTTATGAATGGTTTTGGAAAAATCTAAACCTCATTCTGCAACATTTATGAAAATCTTAGGCAAACTATAATAATGACAAGCAGTTTTAATGCCTTAGCATCAACTCCACTAAGTTGAGCAAAGAGAGTAGAGTGAATTTTAGGCCTATGCCATTGCTAAGTTACTTACAGACTCTTTAGGATACACTCCCCCGTACTTGTTAGAGACCTTTCTAAGTTTTCCATATGGCATTTATTACTGCGCTGGCTAAGTGCTGCTATCTAATACCTAAagtgttctcttttcttttttcattttgtctccACTAAGAGCCAGAAATCTTGACTTAATGCTCTTTTCATTGAGGTCCAACAAAGTCAAGTGGGGGCAGTGAGTTTGCTATACTACTACTAAAATCAATGGTGGTACCTCAGTTTACATCTGCTGATTGTGCGTCTGCAGAGATAGAGATGTTCTGCATTTAGTTGTGAATTCAGTcatattctgtgtttttttcagtgcGCCCTGTGTGGAGGCTCTCACATCACTTGACTGGGTTTGGTTGGAGCTGGAAGTCatcagctctgcccaggagagTTCATAGAGATGGTGATCCATATAGCTCCCACCCCAGCAGAAATTAGGTGCACTGGCCCTGTAAAATCCCGGTATCTTGGTTTGTCACCCAGCTGACAAACTGTACAAAAATTGATGAAAAATGTAcaaacctttgttttcttcccatccCCTACTTGGTTAGTAGTtgtcttcttcagttttctcagAGATGTTCCTACACTGAGTTGGCTGCAGTAGCTAACATAACAAAATTGTGAAAACACATTATAATTCATTCATGGAAACTTATTGTTCAAAAGAAGAATTATGCTTGCCTAAGTAGAAATCAAATATATCTGACACTGTGATATAAAAGGGAAGAGCAAGCTGTAAAAACGTGGCCATTAATGGACAGTGATG encodes the following:
- the LOC127014647 gene encoding LOW QUALITY PROTEIN: pantetheine hydrolase VNN2-like (The sequence of the model RefSeq protein was modified relative to this genomic sequence to represent the inferred CDS: inserted 2 bases in 2 codons), which translates into the protein MLPSQPLLHAAVFALTVLQALASDTFIAAVYEHAVILPDATGKPVSPDDALALMNKNMDVLEGAIKEAAQQGANIIVTPEDGIYGWRFTRETIYPYLEDIPDPAVNWIPCTDPTRFAPAPVQERLSCMARNNSIYVVANMGDKKPCNSSDPCCPSDGRYQYNTNVVFDXEGKLVARYHKYNLFRRETQFNYPKEPEAVTFETPFGKFGIFTCFDILFREPAVVLVSELQVDTVLFPTAWMNVLPFLTAVEFHSAWAMGMGVNLLSANTHNTIFAMTGSGLFTPEGPAAYHYDSGTEEGCLLLAELSARPRLSPTYPPAINWSSYATSIKKFPGEKDTFSGXVRRDIFTFSELRHKAGNDTVCQGDLCCHLVYRMSNKSKDEVYVLGAFDGLHGSLIKYHWQICTLLKCKSTDLKTCGQPVETAQTKFEMFSLSGTFGTNYVFPEVLYSGVQLAPGEFEVLRDGRLKSKHGTSKPLVTATLFGRLYEKDLPHPLRTCP